One Antiquaquibacter oligotrophicus genomic region harbors:
- a CDS encoding lipoate--protein ligase family protein — MHGEFKVPGGKLVVVDLDVVDGALANVRLAGDFFLEPDDALDDINRAITGLSADADAATIAAAVRGALPADALLLGFSPEAVATTVRRALHKATGWRDYEWQLIQGPAFDPVLQMALDQVLAEEVGAGNRKPTLRIWEWEKPAVVLGSFQSVKNEVDLDNAAKYGLDVVRRISGGGAMFMEAGTVITYSIYAPSDLVQGMSFADSYAFLDEWVIIALKSLGIEASYVPLNDITSPTGKIGGAAQKRLGVGAVLHHVTMSYDMNGERMVEVLRIGREKISDKGVVSANKRVDPLRSQTGLARAEIIDRMVGTFRGLYGLTPSEITPAELSRAQILVDEKFATPDWLYRVP; from the coding sequence ATGCACGGCGAGTTCAAGGTCCCAGGCGGAAAGCTCGTTGTCGTCGACCTCGACGTCGTCGACGGAGCGCTCGCGAACGTCCGGTTGGCGGGGGACTTCTTCCTCGAGCCCGATGACGCGCTCGACGACATCAACCGAGCGATTACCGGCCTGTCGGCGGACGCGGATGCCGCGACCATCGCCGCGGCCGTGCGTGGTGCCCTCCCTGCCGACGCGCTCCTGCTGGGCTTCTCCCCCGAGGCGGTCGCGACCACGGTGCGTCGCGCCCTCCACAAGGCGACCGGCTGGCGCGACTACGAGTGGCAGCTCATCCAGGGCCCGGCATTCGACCCCGTGCTGCAGATGGCGCTCGACCAGGTGCTCGCCGAGGAGGTGGGCGCCGGTAACCGCAAGCCGACGCTGCGCATCTGGGAGTGGGAGAAACCTGCCGTCGTGCTCGGCAGCTTCCAATCCGTGAAGAACGAGGTCGACCTCGACAATGCGGCCAAGTACGGGCTCGACGTCGTGCGTCGCATCTCGGGTGGCGGTGCCATGTTCATGGAAGCCGGCACCGTGATCACCTATTCGATCTACGCGCCGAGCGATCTCGTGCAGGGCATGAGCTTCGCCGATTCCTACGCCTTCCTCGACGAGTGGGTCATCATCGCCCTCAAGTCCCTCGGAATCGAGGCGAGCTACGTTCCGCTCAACGACATCACGTCTCCGACCGGCAAGATTGGCGGCGCAGCCCAGAAGCGGCTCGGTGTTGGCGCGGTGCTGCACCACGTGACCATGAGCTACGACATGAACGGCGAACGCATGGTGGAGGTGCTGCGCATCGGTCGCGAGAAGATCAGCGACAAGGGTGTCGTGAGCGCCAACAAGCGCGTCGACCCCCTGCGCAGTCAGACCGGCCTCGCGCGCGCCGAGATCATCGATCGTATGGTCGGCACTTTCCGCGGTCTCTACGGCCTGACGCCCAGCGAGATCACCCCGGCTGAGCTCTCCCGTGCGCAGATTCTCGTCGACGAGAAGTTCGCCACCCCGGACTGGCTCTACCGGGTGCCGTGA
- a CDS encoding FecCD family ABC transporter permease, protein MSHGARYTILTASLVVLLVGGVVLSAVLGQLPISATEVVGSLARAAGIPNSWAPTDPIIESTLWVVRFPRIVMALVVGAALAVAGAIMQAIFGNPLAEPGVVGVSAGGALGAALAIVIGAAALGSGGIALFAFLGGLGATLLVYGMSRANGRTEVVTLLLTGIAVNAFAGAGLAFLIFLADSGSREQIVFWQLGSLNGSLWNEVALVAPVAVIGTIIAVMLGRRYDLLALGERNARHLGVNVEALRIGSIVLVALLTGVAVAFCGIIAFVGLVVPHVIRMAIGPAHRPLLIATAFGGGVLMVFSDLIARSVVAGADLPIGLVTSLVGGPFFFFLLLRQRKRSGGWA, encoded by the coding sequence GTGAGCCACGGAGCCCGCTACACGATCCTCACCGCCAGCCTCGTTGTGCTGTTGGTGGGTGGTGTCGTGCTCTCCGCGGTGCTCGGGCAACTCCCGATCAGCGCCACGGAGGTTGTCGGGTCCCTCGCTCGGGCGGCGGGCATCCCGAACTCCTGGGCACCCACCGACCCCATCATCGAGTCCACCCTGTGGGTCGTGCGTTTTCCGCGGATCGTCATGGCGCTCGTGGTGGGCGCCGCGCTCGCCGTAGCTGGCGCAATCATGCAGGCGATCTTCGGCAACCCGCTCGCCGAGCCGGGTGTCGTGGGTGTTTCGGCCGGTGGTGCGCTCGGTGCAGCGCTCGCGATCGTCATCGGTGCCGCGGCACTCGGAAGCGGCGGTATCGCCCTCTTCGCCTTCCTCGGGGGACTCGGGGCGACCCTCCTCGTCTACGGGATGTCGCGTGCCAACGGCCGTACGGAGGTTGTGACGCTCCTCCTTACGGGCATCGCCGTCAACGCCTTCGCCGGGGCAGGGCTCGCCTTCCTCATCTTCCTCGCGGATTCCGGCAGCCGCGAGCAGATCGTGTTCTGGCAGCTCGGCTCGCTCAACGGCTCCCTCTGGAATGAGGTTGCTCTCGTCGCGCCGGTCGCGGTCATCGGCACGATCATCGCGGTCATGCTCGGCCGCCGCTACGACCTCCTCGCTCTCGGCGAACGTAATGCGCGCCACCTCGGTGTCAACGTCGAGGCCCTGCGCATCGGCTCGATCGTGCTCGTGGCACTCCTCACCGGTGTCGCCGTGGCGTTCTGCGGCATTATCGCTTTTGTCGGACTGGTGGTGCCCCACGTCATCCGCATGGCCATCGGCCCAGCACACCGACCGCTGCTCATCGCGACGGCATTCGGCGGTGGTGTGCTCATGGTCTTCTCCGACCTCATCGCGCGTTCGGTTGTCGCGGGGGCCGACCTTCCCATCGGTCTCGTGACCTCGCTCGTCGGTGGACCGTTCTTCTTTTTCCTGCTGCTGCGGCAGCGCAAGCGCAGCGGGGGGTGGGCCTGA
- a CDS encoding heme ABC transporter ATP-binding protein: protein MVENQTPRIAATDVTVELDGARVLDSVSLDVRAGEVLALVGPNGAGKSTLLGVLSGERRPSRGNVTLDGRELSSIRSAELARLRSVLTQDNQVSFPFRVIEVVSMGRSPWARSVESRDDIAAVHEAMDAADIHHLAERRYTQLSGGERARVSLARVLAQRATTVFLDEPTAALDLRHQEDVMRQARGLAESGCAVVVVLHDLSLAGAYADRIALIANGRLEAAGTPVEVLTEERVERVYGLPVDLHLVAGRPVVVPTRD, encoded by the coding sequence ATGGTGGAAAACCAGACGCCACGCATCGCCGCGACCGACGTGACCGTCGAACTCGACGGCGCACGGGTGCTCGATTCGGTCTCGCTCGATGTGCGGGCCGGCGAGGTTCTCGCGCTCGTTGGCCCGAACGGTGCGGGAAAATCCACACTGCTCGGGGTGCTGAGCGGTGAGCGTAGGCCGAGCCGCGGAAACGTCACCCTCGACGGTCGCGAGCTGTCGAGCATCCGCAGTGCCGAACTCGCCCGCCTGCGGAGTGTCCTCACGCAGGACAACCAGGTGAGCTTTCCGTTCCGGGTGATCGAGGTCGTGTCGATGGGCCGCAGCCCGTGGGCGAGGTCCGTAGAAAGCCGCGACGACATCGCCGCAGTGCACGAGGCGATGGATGCCGCCGACATCCACCACCTCGCCGAACGTCGCTACACCCAGCTCTCGGGTGGCGAACGCGCACGGGTCTCCCTCGCGCGCGTGCTCGCGCAGCGGGCCACAACCGTCTTCCTCGACGAGCCGACCGCCGCCCTCGACCTTCGCCACCAGGAGGACGTCATGCGTCAGGCGCGGGGACTCGCCGAATCCGGATGCGCCGTGGTTGTTGTACTCCACGACTTGAGCCTCGCCGGCGCCTACGCCGATCGCATTGCCCTCATCGCGAATGGTCGACTCGAGGCTGCAGGGACTCCCGTCGAGGTGCTCACCGAGGAGCGGGTGGAGCGTGTGTACGGGTTGCCCGTCGACCTGCACCTCGTTGCGGGTCGCCCCGTAGTGGTGCCGACGCGCGACTAG
- a CDS encoding GNAT family N-acetyltransferase, which produces MATEVVQDVPMSRFELLVDGVQAGISDYVADDEKIVFLHTEIDPAFRGQGLGDELARGALNLVRGETDLRVVARCPFIKKWIGENPDYADLLTR; this is translated from the coding sequence ATGGCTACCGAAGTTGTGCAGGACGTTCCGATGAGCCGCTTCGAACTGCTCGTCGACGGTGTACAGGCCGGCATCTCCGACTATGTCGCCGACGACGAGAAGATCGTCTTCCTCCATACCGAGATCGATCCGGCTTTTCGCGGCCAGGGTTTGGGTGACGAACTCGCACGCGGCGCCCTCAATCTTGTTCGGGGCGAAACCGATCTGCGGGTTGTCGCGCGGTGCCCGTTCATCAAGAAGTGGATCGGCGAGAACCCCGACTACGCGGACCTGCTGACCCGCTAG
- a CDS encoding LacI family DNA-binding transcriptional regulator — translation MTTEVPTRREAPTLEAVAAEAGVSRSTVSRVVNGSVHVSPDVVLAVNAAIERLNYIPNRAARSLANRRTMAIALVVPEDAQRFFGDPFFSEIMQGITNVIEDSDYVLNLQLARPTAPSAKTIRYLLGGNVDGAIVVSHHSGDEFFTTLDSTIPVVFGGRPFHPDAHGNSFVDVDNEAAGALGTQHLIDLGRRRIATISGPSNMQAALDRHTGWRRALEDAGLDASLVATGDFTMAGGAAAMRELLDREPALDGVFVASDLMATGAISVLRSRGRRVPEDVAVVGFDDSPAATSGEVGITTVHQPSRQMGTEMARMLLDLLDGVPTERERVLPTRLVIRDSA, via the coding sequence ATGACGACTGAGGTGCCGACGCGACGGGAAGCGCCGACGCTCGAAGCTGTCGCCGCCGAGGCCGGGGTCTCCCGATCGACGGTCTCGCGCGTCGTCAACGGGTCCGTGCATGTGAGCCCCGATGTGGTGCTCGCCGTCAATGCAGCAATCGAACGGCTCAACTACATCCCGAATCGGGCGGCCCGGTCGCTCGCGAACCGTCGAACGATGGCGATCGCGCTCGTTGTTCCGGAAGACGCGCAGCGGTTCTTCGGCGACCCGTTCTTCTCCGAGATCATGCAGGGCATCACCAACGTCATCGAGGACAGCGACTACGTGTTGAACCTGCAGCTGGCACGCCCCACCGCGCCGTCGGCCAAGACGATCCGCTACCTCCTCGGCGGCAATGTCGACGGAGCGATCGTCGTGTCCCACCACTCGGGAGACGAGTTCTTCACAACGCTCGACTCGACCATCCCGGTGGTCTTCGGTGGTCGGCCCTTCCACCCGGATGCTCACGGCAACAGCTTCGTCGACGTCGACAACGAGGCGGCCGGCGCACTCGGCACGCAGCACCTCATCGACCTCGGCCGGCGGCGCATCGCGACGATCTCCGGCCCATCGAACATGCAGGCAGCCCTCGACCGGCACACGGGGTGGCGCCGAGCCCTCGAGGATGCCGGGCTCGACGCATCCCTCGTCGCCACGGGTGACTTCACCATGGCGGGCGGCGCCGCTGCCATGCGCGAGCTCCTGGATCGGGAGCCCGCGCTCGACGGTGTGTTCGTCGCGAGCGACCTCATGGCCACCGGGGCGATCTCGGTGCTGCGCTCGCGCGGTAGGCGCGTGCCCGAGGATGTTGCGGTGGTCGGCTTCGACGACAGCCCAGCCGCCACGAGCGGGGAAGTCGGCATCACGACGGTCCACCAGCCGTCGCGGCAGATGGGCACGGAGATGGCGCGGATGCTGCTCGATCTGCTCGACGGTGTGCCGACCGAGCGCGAGCGTGTGCTCCCCACCCGATTGGTGATTCGCGACAGCGCGTAG
- a CDS encoding GH1 family beta-glucosidase: MPTTASRRQFPTDFLFGAAASAYQIEGAAHEDGRTDSIWDAFSRVPGAVVGMENGDVACDHYHRYRDDVKLMADLGLDSYRFSTSWARVCPDGGPVNPAGIDFYSRLVDELLEHGILPWLTLYHWDLPQALEDQGGWPARDTAYRFVDYALAVHDALGDRVSNWTTLNEPWCASFLSYIGGEHAPGRQDPAAGLAAGHHLLLGHGLVIEELRRRDPELSLGITLNLTVADPVNPEDPADVDAARRIDGQFNRFFLDPIFRGSYPADLLADVAHLGFDEVVHPGDLATIAAPIDLLGVNYYHGELVGGHPPTGATMTTQAPSERPKRSPFPAAENVHWHLRDLPLTAMQWEVQPEGLTRLLRRVHDEYTGPAGTVLAVTENGAAYDDVVAEDGAIPDDDRVAFLEDHLEAILDAIDEGVPVRGYFYWSLMDNFEWAWGYDKRFGIVRVDYATQERTLKDSALAYRAIIADRAL; encoded by the coding sequence ATGCCGACCACCGCTTCGCGCCGTCAATTCCCCACCGACTTCCTCTTTGGTGCGGCCGCCTCCGCCTATCAGATCGAGGGCGCGGCACACGAGGACGGCCGCACCGATTCCATCTGGGATGCGTTCTCACGCGTCCCAGGCGCGGTGGTCGGCATGGAGAACGGCGATGTCGCGTGCGATCACTACCACCGGTACCGCGACGACGTGAAGCTCATGGCGGACCTCGGGCTCGACTCGTACCGCTTTTCGACGTCGTGGGCGCGGGTGTGCCCGGACGGCGGGCCGGTCAACCCTGCGGGCATCGACTTCTATTCGCGACTTGTCGACGAGTTGCTCGAGCACGGGATCCTGCCGTGGCTCACGCTCTACCACTGGGACCTCCCGCAGGCGCTCGAGGATCAGGGCGGATGGCCGGCTCGCGATACCGCGTACCGTTTCGTCGACTATGCCCTCGCCGTCCATGACGCCTTGGGTGATCGCGTGAGCAACTGGACCACCCTCAACGAGCCGTGGTGCGCATCGTTCTTGAGCTACATCGGAGGCGAGCACGCGCCGGGACGACAGGATCCGGCGGCAGGCCTCGCGGCCGGTCACCACCTCCTTCTCGGGCACGGTCTCGTCATCGAGGAACTGCGACGCCGCGACCCGGAGCTCTCCCTCGGCATCACCCTCAACCTGACGGTCGCCGATCCCGTCAACCCCGAGGACCCCGCCGACGTCGATGCGGCTCGACGCATCGACGGCCAGTTCAACAGGTTCTTCCTGGACCCGATCTTCCGCGGTTCCTACCCGGCCGATCTGCTCGCGGATGTCGCGCACCTCGGTTTCGACGAGGTGGTGCACCCCGGCGACCTCGCGACCATCGCAGCGCCCATCGACCTTCTGGGCGTGAACTACTACCACGGTGAACTCGTGGGAGGGCATCCGCCGACGGGCGCCACCATGACCACTCAGGCCCCGAGCGAGCGCCCGAAGCGTTCCCCGTTCCCGGCCGCGGAAAACGTGCACTGGCATTTGCGCGACCTGCCGCTCACGGCGATGCAGTGGGAGGTGCAACCGGAGGGACTCACGCGACTGCTGCGCCGTGTTCACGACGAGTACACGGGGCCGGCCGGCACCGTGCTCGCCGTGACCGAGAACGGCGCAGCCTACGACGACGTTGTGGCGGAGGATGGCGCGATCCCCGATGACGATCGCGTGGCCTTCCTCGAGGATCACCTCGAGGCGATCCTTGACGCCATCGACGAGGGTGTCCCCGTGCGGGGCTACTTCTACTGGTCGCTCATGGACAACTTCGAGTGGGCGTGGGGCTACGACAAGCGGTTCGGTATCGTGCGGGTCGATTACGCCACTCAGGAGCGCACGCTCAAGGACAGCGCTCTCGCGTACCGCGCGATCATCGCCGACCGTGCGCTCTGA
- a CDS encoding carbohydrate ABC transporter permease produces MSIGTNPPLAIVEEGIPNARQRKRGARTIRIRGMRPSLWVYVGLGVVFVASAFPFYFSFLIGSGDASTLRDPGFFPAGNFIANALKVMSDPAVNFWAALWNSIYSSVLIAVSVVISSTLAGWAFAKLRFAGGSGLLVFVVATMAVPLQLGVVPLYILFAELGWTGQIGAIIIPALTSAFGVFWMTQYLRQAVPDELIEAARMDGASMIRTFWTVGAVAARPAAAMLFLFTFVTAWNNFFWPFIVLDRQNPTLPVALSLLQSNYFVDYSIVLAGVILATIPLLLLFVFAGRQLVSGIMAGAVKG; encoded by the coding sequence ATGAGTATCGGCACCAATCCTCCCCTCGCAATCGTCGAGGAGGGCATCCCGAACGCGCGGCAACGCAAACGCGGCGCCCGCACCATCCGGATCCGCGGAATGCGACCGAGCCTGTGGGTCTACGTCGGGCTGGGCGTCGTTTTTGTGGCCTCGGCGTTCCCCTTCTACTTCTCGTTTCTCATCGGATCGGGGGATGCCTCGACCCTCCGCGACCCCGGATTCTTCCCGGCCGGCAACTTCATTGCCAACGCACTCAAGGTCATGAGCGATCCCGCGGTCAACTTCTGGGCCGCGTTGTGGAACAGCATCTACAGCTCCGTTCTCATTGCCGTCTCGGTTGTGATCTCCTCGACCCTCGCGGGTTGGGCATTCGCGAAGCTGCGGTTCGCCGGCGGTAGTGGGCTCCTGGTGTTTGTCGTCGCGACGATGGCCGTGCCGCTGCAGCTCGGTGTCGTTCCGCTCTACATCCTCTTCGCGGAGCTCGGTTGGACCGGTCAGATCGGCGCGATCATCATCCCCGCGCTCACGAGTGCTTTCGGGGTGTTCTGGATGACCCAGTACCTTCGTCAGGCCGTACCGGACGAGCTCATCGAGGCTGCGCGCATGGACGGCGCATCCATGATCCGCACGTTCTGGACGGTGGGCGCCGTCGCCGCACGCCCCGCGGCGGCGATGCTCTTCCTCTTCACCTTCGTGACCGCGTGGAACAACTTCTTCTGGCCGTTCATCGTGCTCGACCGACAGAACCCGACCCTCCCCGTCGCGCTCTCGCTCCTCCAGTCCAACTACTTCGTCGACTACTCGATCGTGCTCGCGGGTGTCATCCTCGCGACCATCCCCCTGCTGCTGCTCTTCGTGTTCGCCGGCCGGCAACTCGTCAGTGGCATCATGGCCGGGGCAGTGAAAGGCTGA
- a CDS encoding carbohydrate ABC transporter permease, giving the protein MTTTQPRVISFSQRLSKWDVKFSPYLYISPFFILFAIVGVFPIVFTAVISFMDWDLVRGSGTFVGIDQYTWILQQPHFWTALRNTFSIFLLSTVPQLVLAIFIATMLDRNIRAKTFWRMSTLLPYVVAPVAVGLIFTVIFADKFGIVNTNLQAIGLDPIPWHSDPFWSHVAIATMVNYRWTGYNALILLAAMQAINRDYYEAATVDGAGAFRQFWSITLPSLRPTLIFVVITSTIGGLQIFDEPRVFDQFGRGGAGQQWLTISLYLYDIGWGQWNFGRAAAMAWILFLIIVAIGLINLLVTRTLLRTEGTRSPVEKSRRKRTQKAVAR; this is encoded by the coding sequence GTGACCACCACCCAGCCCCGAGTCATCTCGTTCTCGCAGCGCCTCAGCAAGTGGGACGTGAAGTTCTCCCCGTATCTCTACATCTCGCCGTTCTTCATCCTCTTCGCCATCGTCGGCGTCTTCCCGATCGTCTTCACCGCGGTGATTTCGTTCATGGACTGGGATCTGGTGCGCGGCTCCGGCACGTTCGTTGGCATCGACCAGTACACCTGGATCCTTCAGCAGCCGCACTTCTGGACAGCGCTGCGCAATACCTTCAGCATCTTCCTGCTCTCGACGGTTCCCCAGCTCGTGCTCGCGATTTTCATCGCCACGATGCTCGACCGCAATATCCGCGCCAAGACGTTCTGGCGCATGAGCACCCTTCTGCCATACGTCGTGGCCCCGGTCGCGGTCGGCCTCATCTTCACGGTGATCTTCGCGGACAAATTCGGCATCGTGAACACCAACCTCCAGGCCATCGGCCTCGACCCAATCCCGTGGCACTCCGACCCGTTCTGGAGTCACGTCGCGATCGCCACTATGGTCAACTACCGCTGGACGGGCTACAACGCCCTCATCCTCCTCGCGGCGATGCAGGCCATCAACCGCGACTACTACGAGGCCGCCACCGTCGACGGCGCTGGCGCGTTCCGTCAGTTCTGGAGCATCACGCTTCCCTCGCTGCGCCCGACCCTCATCTTTGTCGTCATCACCTCCACCATCGGTGGCTTGCAGATCTTCGACGAACCTCGTGTCTTCGACCAGTTCGGTCGAGGTGGCGCCGGCCAGCAATGGTTGACGATCTCGCTGTACCTCTACGACATCGGTTGGGGCCAGTGGAACTTCGGCCGGGCTGCCGCCATGGCCTGGATCCTGTTCCTCATCATCGTGGCCATCGGCCTCATCAACCTGCTCGTCACGCGCACCCTCCTGCGCACGGAGGGCACCCGATCCCCGGTCGAGAAGTCTCGCCGCAAGCGCACACAGAAGGCGGTAGCCCGATGA
- a CDS encoding ABC transporter substrate-binding protein — translation MTVRTSRRTVAAAIAGAATIAIIATGCAPSGDSDAGGTTQLTLATFNDFGYTDELLAEFTEETGIEVIHNKAATSNDARANYFQKLGKSGLADVEAVEIDWFTEAMQYSDLLAPVPDDLKGRWLDWKEAAATDAAGNLIAYGTDIGPQGICFRSDLFAAAGLPSDREAVAELFPTWDAFFEVGAQYTQATGKPFIDSANSVLQGIVNQLEFAYEEPDGTIIATENPDIQDAYNTVVEKAIPISAFPAQWSEDWNASMANGEFAAMLCPGWMHGIISGNAPDITGWDIADAFPGGGGNWGGSYLTVPANGANVEAAQQLADWLTSPETQIKAFLNAGTFPSQPDAYTDEALTGYTNEYFNDAPTGEIGIDRAEAVTVSTFKGPKYFQFHDALQNAVTRVFDGLETPEQSWDTWVTEVSAF, via the coding sequence GTGACCGTGAGAACCTCACGACGCACCGTGGCCGCAGCAATCGCTGGAGCCGCAACCATCGCAATCATCGCCACCGGATGCGCGCCCTCGGGCGACTCTGACGCTGGCGGCACCACACAGCTGACCCTCGCGACGTTCAACGATTTCGGATACACCGACGAGCTCCTCGCCGAGTTCACCGAAGAGACCGGCATCGAGGTCATCCACAACAAGGCGGCGACCTCGAACGACGCTCGCGCCAACTACTTCCAGAAGCTCGGCAAGTCCGGGCTCGCCGACGTCGAGGCAGTCGAGATCGACTGGTTCACCGAGGCCATGCAGTACTCCGACCTCCTCGCCCCCGTGCCCGACGACCTCAAGGGCCGCTGGCTCGACTGGAAGGAAGCGGCCGCGACGGATGCCGCCGGCAACCTCATCGCGTACGGCACCGACATCGGCCCGCAGGGAATCTGCTTCCGCAGCGACCTCTTCGCCGCGGCGGGACTGCCGAGCGACCGCGAGGCCGTCGCCGAGCTCTTCCCGACCTGGGATGCCTTCTTCGAGGTGGGCGCCCAGTACACGCAGGCCACCGGCAAGCCGTTCATCGACTCCGCGAACTCTGTGCTGCAGGGCATCGTCAACCAGCTCGAGTTCGCCTACGAGGAGCCGGACGGCACGATCATCGCGACCGAGAACCCCGACATTCAGGATGCCTACAACACGGTCGTCGAGAAGGCCATCCCGATCTCGGCCTTCCCCGCTCAGTGGAGCGAGGACTGGAACGCCTCGATGGCTAACGGTGAGTTCGCGGCCATGCTGTGCCCCGGATGGATGCACGGCATCATCTCCGGCAACGCTCCCGACATCACGGGCTGGGACATCGCCGACGCGTTCCCCGGTGGCGGCGGAAACTGGGGCGGCTCGTACCTGACGGTCCCCGCCAACGGCGCCAACGTCGAGGCGGCCCAGCAGCTCGCTGACTGGCTCACCTCGCCGGAGACCCAGATCAAGGCCTTCCTCAACGCGGGAACCTTCCCGAGCCAGCCCGACGCCTACACGGACGAGGCGCTCACGGGCTACACCAACGAGTACTTCAACGACGCCCCGACGGGTGAGATCGGAATCGACCGCGCGGAGGCCGTGACCGTCTCAACCTTCAAGGGCCCGAAGTACTTCCAGTTCCACGACGCGCTCCAGAACGCGGTGACCCGAGTCTTCGACGGACTCGAGACGCCGGAGCAGTCCTGGGACACCTGGGTGACCGAGGTCTCGGCCTTCTAG
- a CDS encoding ABC transporter substrate-binding protein, with protein sequence MFHHRRIAVAAAASALILLVVGCAPAAEDETTGDPLTITTFGDIGYSDALFAQFTKETGIEVVHTITTPDKARSGIFQNIGEGGLADVEAIDLTWIPDLLPYTSDLAPVSSDLIDRWLPWKVASATAADGTLFAYGATIDPQAICYRSDLFEQAGLPTDPAAVAALFPSWDAFFTVGAQYTATTGEPFVDSITPIVDGMINQLPVSYEERDGTVVATTNPAVREVYDSVVERAFPIAAFSKPDGWEWALEMDEGGYAAMLCGAEMRASIPQIAPDIDTWSVANTYPGGGMNTAGTFLVVPATGDRVEDAQALAAWLTLPENQLAAYRNAKVFPSTPSVFAEPVITNTKDLDLSDAPIGQISADRALAITELTVRGPGFLRYHDALVNIAARVFDGHESAPSGWDSWVAEASVLR encoded by the coding sequence GTGTTCCATCACCGCCGAATCGCCGTAGCGGCCGCAGCATCCGCGCTCATTCTTCTCGTCGTCGGTTGCGCTCCGGCGGCCGAGGACGAGACGACCGGGGATCCGCTCACGATCACCACCTTCGGTGACATCGGCTACAGCGACGCGCTCTTCGCACAGTTCACGAAGGAGACGGGCATCGAGGTCGTTCACACGATCACAACTCCCGACAAGGCACGCTCTGGGATCTTCCAGAACATCGGAGAGGGTGGGCTCGCCGACGTCGAGGCCATCGACCTGACCTGGATTCCCGATCTGTTGCCCTACACGAGCGACCTCGCGCCCGTGTCATCCGACCTCATCGATCGTTGGCTCCCCTGGAAGGTCGCGAGTGCGACGGCGGCTGATGGCACCCTGTTCGCCTACGGTGCGACGATCGACCCGCAAGCGATCTGCTACCGCAGCGACCTCTTCGAACAAGCCGGACTCCCCACCGATCCGGCGGCTGTTGCCGCGCTCTTCCCGAGCTGGGACGCGTTTTTCACCGTCGGAGCGCAGTACACCGCGACCACGGGTGAGCCCTTCGTGGACTCGATCACACCGATCGTCGACGGCATGATCAACCAGCTCCCGGTGTCCTACGAAGAACGCGACGGAACCGTGGTTGCAACCACCAATCCCGCTGTGCGCGAGGTCTACGACTCGGTTGTCGAACGAGCTTTCCCCATCGCGGCATTCTCCAAGCCGGACGGGTGGGAGTGGGCGTTGGAGATGGATGAGGGCGGGTACGCGGCCATGTTGTGCGGTGCCGAGATGCGGGCATCCATCCCCCAGATCGCGCCCGATATCGACACGTGGAGTGTCGCGAACACCTATCCCGGCGGCGGCATGAATACCGCAGGAACCTTCCTCGTGGTTCCCGCGACGGGCGACCGAGTGGAGGATGCCCAGGCCCTTGCCGCGTGGTTGACGCTGCCCGAGAACCAGCTCGCCGCCTACCGCAATGCCAAGGTGTTCCCCAGTACACCCTCGGTGTTCGCCGAGCCGGTGATCACAAACACCAAGGACCTCGACTTGAGCGACGCGCCCATCGGACAGATCTCCGCCGATCGCGCTCTCGCGATCACGGAACTCACCGTGCGCGGCCCGGGGTTCTTGCGTTACCACGATGCCCTCGTCAACATCGCGGCGCGTGTGTTCGACGGCCACGAGTCGGCACCCAGCGGTTGGGACAGTTGGGTGGCCGAGGCATCCGTTCTGCGGTAG